Part of the Methanothermobacter sp. MT-2 genome is shown below.
GGATAAGGCTGATCTAAGGGATTTTTCTTCTCGTATAATGGCAACGTTCTCCCACATGGTATCATGTAACCTTCTCTTAATCTCTGCTGGTCTCAGGTCACCTTCCCTAACCTTACTCTTTAACTTGTATTCCTGGGCCTCAACATAATCCTTGTTGAGTTTGAGATCTCCTTTAAGAGCGTTCTTCGCGGCTGAGATACCTGCACGTCTCCCGAAAACTTGGGTGTCTGCAAGAGCGTTCCCACCTAACCGGTTAGCGCCATGAACTCCCCCGCTAACTTCCCCGGCTGCGAAAAGATTTTTAAGATTTGTACGACACCATGGGTCTATTCTAACACCACCCATGAAATGGTGAGCTGTTGGAGCAACTTCCATTGCCTCTTCGCGTATGTCCACACCCACATCCAAGAATTGTAGGAACATTGTCTCTAACTTTTCTTCTATCACATCATCTGGAAGATGAGTCACATCTAAGTAGACGCCACCATTTTCTGTTCCCCGACCTTCCATGATCTCATTATAGATGGCCCTTGCGACAACATCCCTTGTTGCAAGCTCCAACCTGGGATCATATCTTTTCATGAAACGTTCGCCATCCTTGTTCCGGAGTATACCACCCTCACCCCTCACAGCCTCGGTTACAAGAACGCCCCTACGAGATTCTGGCCACACCATGCCTGTGGGGTGGAATTGGACTTGTTCCATGTCAATGAGTTCTACACCAGCATCCCATGCTATGCTAAAACCGTCACCACCCTTCTGCAGAGTATTTGAGGTTACAGGATAAATGTGTCCAGCCCCTCCACTCGCGAGTATAGTGGATTTAGCATTAAAACATATGAACCTTGAATCCTTTAATGAGATTCCAAGGGCTCCCTGGACGCTTTTTTCATCCTCGTCGAGTATTAGTGAGGTTATCATCACCTCATCTAATGTTTCTATATCTCTTCTTGTTATCTCTTCTTTGAGTGCTGTTATGATCTCATGTCCTGTCCTATCACCCTGATAACAGGTTCTACGATATGTTTGACCCCCGAATGGGCGCTGATCAAGAATCCCAGACTCTTGTCTATCAAAGAGAGCCCCATAACTTTCAAGGTCTATAAGC
Proteins encoded:
- a CDS encoding thiol:fumarate reductase, subunit A, giving the protein MESEVYQCDVLIIGSGGAGSRAAIEVSDHGLEALIVSKGLSFKSGCTGMAEGGYNAAFGFVDAEDNPEIHYQDTLEGGGFLNDPELVRILVDEAPDRLIDLESYGALFDRQESGILDQRPFGGQTYRRTCYQGDRTGHEIITALKEEITRRDIETLDEVMITSLILDEDEKSVQGALGISLKDSRFICFNAKSTILASGGAGHIYPVTSNTLQKGGDGFSIAWDAGVELIDMEQVQFHPTGMVWPESRRGVLVTEAVRGEGGILRNKDGERFMKRYDPRLELATRDVVARAIYNEIMEGRGTENGGVYLDVTHLPDDVIEEKLETMFLQFLDVGVDIREEAMEVAPTAHHFMGGVRIDPWCRTNLKNLFAAGEVSGGVHGANRLGGNALADTQVFGRRAGISAAKNALKGDLKLNKDYVEAQEYKLKSKVREGDLRPAEIKRRLHDTMWENVAIIREEKSLRSALSTIRSLQRELQRIDVPEGGRFNKYFQEAVEIENMLKTASLVTRSALIRKESRGSHFRKDHPEMRDEWKKSIVLNKNRKPYFIKR